TGATATAATTAAGAGAGATTGTAACTTGGAAGGGGAACTGAACATGTCTATCAGACTGGATCATACGGTGATATATGCCAAGGATCACAAGAAAGCAGCGCGCGAATTTGCCGATGTGATGGGGGTGCGTGTCGGGAGAATTGCTGGGCCCGGTTATGACTTTTCAGCGGTTCAGGTAAACAATGAGCTTTCGATTTATTTCATGGAGCGGGATCAAATCAGTTTGGAGCAGCATATGGCGTTTGATGTGGATGGGCGGACCTTTGACCGGATCCTCAAGCAACTCAAGAAACAGGACATTGCTTACGGCAGCAGCCCTTTTGACAGGGAAAACATGCGCACCGACCACGACTTTGCACCTCGCGGACTGTTTTGGACAAACGTCGACGGATGCTTGTTTGAAATCATGACATTTGGATTTTGACAGTGGGTTTTGTTAAGCTCTTTTCACAGTTACAGTAGACACAAAATGCGAATCAGCGGAAACTTGGAGTGACTGCCTCTGGCAATCGCTCGGGGAAAACACTCCGCGTTCCGTGGGCGCTGCTGAGCCTCCTCGCGCTACCGCGCTCCGGGGTCTCACCGAGGCTTATCCTCCCACTGGAGTCTCCGTGTTTTCCCCGAGCTTGGTGAAGCGTCCTTACTCTCGTTCTCGATTTTGTAAGCAGGAGAATTGAAAGTATAATGCGCCTCATGAAATCGGCAATTACCACTCATAAGTTGAGTTAGTATGAGCTGCTCACGAAAAGTTCACGTTCATTCTTGATTTCTTGAGCAAAACGTCCAAGCACCTACTTAACATGAAGTGATTGGAGCGAAGGGAAGTCGACTCCTGCGGGAACAGCACGAGTCCGAAGACCCCACAGTGAGCGTTCTTTGCGAGCGAGGAGGCTGAGGCCGTGCCCGCGGCTAGAAGACACTGTGAAAGTGGTGTTCTTGAACAGATGTCGCACTTGAGCTGTGATAAAGTTAAAGCGACTTCCCGTAGCGGAAATCACGCCCCTCTCATAAAAGTATATTGGGTTTGCTTAGTTCGCAGTTTTACGGCTTCTATCCCTCAACTCTGGCAACAATCCACACTAAAATTTCCTCTGTTATAATAATCAAATTCAGGGTATACCCAGATAGAAGTGATCAATACATAAGGAAGTGACCATCATGAAAAAATCTGTCGCCTTAATTTTGGGCGTGTTTCTTATTCTGTTGCTGGCCGCTTGTTCGGATAACAATGCGGATCAAGAGGAGAACAATGGAAAAGAAGAGAATTCAAACACAGAGGAAAATGCAGCACCTGAACCTGAAGACAAAGAAAAGCCCGAAGACAAGGAACCGGCTCAACCTTATAAAGCACTGAAGCCGGCAGAGGATGCCAAGCCTCTTGAACAAAAACTCACTCAACAAGAACTTGAAAATATGCCCGATGCCGAAGCTCATGGAAGCGACCCCGCCCGCATGGTTCCGGTTGGCCAAACATTGGTCAAAGGGGCGGAGGACCAAACAAACGGCCCTTTGAAAAATCATAGGATTGTCGCCTATTATGGACATCCGAACTCTGA
This sequence is a window from Lentibacillus sp. JNUCC-1. Protein-coding genes within it:
- a CDS encoding VOC family protein produces the protein MSIRLDHTVIYAKDHKKAAREFADVMGVRVGRIAGPGYDFSAVQVNNELSIYFMERDQISLEQHMAFDVDGRTFDRILKQLKKQDIAYGSSPFDRENMRTDHDFAPRGLFWTNVDGCLFEIMTFGF